A genomic region of Brachyspira pilosicoli contains the following coding sequences:
- a CDS encoding SPL family radical SAM protein has translation MIKYREINCKSALNKINNRYGFCYDLNIYRGCIHKCYYCFAVYSHKYINSRDFFGEIFVKKNIAEMLEKELSSRNWKREIINLGSVTDNYQECEKDYKLMRDILKLLIRYKTPMCISTKSDLILRDFDLIDELSNIVPVRIAVTITTLNEKLSSLIEPNVISPLRRLEILKEFKKTKATVAIHTMPVMPFITEDELENIFKAAKECNIDYCAYDALKLCGECRKIFLNFVREKFPYHYKKYLYIYGSNGILKDDYKNKMYKKIKVLEEKYNISYKSREDLHKEKINAQKEEMLLF, from the coding sequence ATGATTAAATATAGAGAAATTAACTGTAAATCAGCACTAAATAAAATAAATAATAGATACGGTTTCTGTTATGATTTAAACATATATAGAGGCTGTATTCATAAGTGTTACTATTGTTTTGCTGTATATTCTCATAAATATATTAACTCAAGAGATTTTTTTGGTGAGATATTTGTAAAGAAAAATATTGCAGAAATGTTAGAAAAAGAGTTATCATCAAGAAATTGGAAAAGAGAGATTATTAACTTAGGAAGCGTTACAGACAATTATCAAGAGTGCGAAAAAGACTATAAACTTATGAGGGATATATTAAAACTTCTTATAAGATATAAAACTCCTATGTGTATATCAACAAAAAGTGATTTAATATTAAGAGATTTTGATTTGATAGATGAGCTTTCAAATATAGTTCCTGTTAGAATAGCTGTTACTATAACAACATTAAATGAAAAACTCTCATCACTCATAGAGCCTAATGTAATAAGCCCATTAAGAAGATTAGAAATATTAAAAGAGTTCAAAAAAACAAAAGCAACAGTTGCAATTCATACAATGCCTGTAATGCCTTTCATCACAGAAGATGAATTAGAAAATATTTTTAAAGCAGCAAAAGAATGTAATATAGATTACTGTGCTTACGATGCTTTAAAACTCTGCGGAGAATGCAGAAAGATATTTTTAAACTTTGTTAGAGAAAAATTTCCATATCATTATAAAAAATATTTATATATTTATGGAAGCAACGGCATTCTTAAAGATGATTATAAAAATAAAATGTATAAAAAAATAAAAGTATTAGAAGAAAAATATAATATATCATACAAATCAAGAGAAGATTTACATAAAGAAAAAATTAATGCGCAAAAAGAAGAGATGCTGCTCTTTTAA
- the ftsZ gene encoding cell division protein FtsZ yields the protein MDSKYRIELDENSKGSMAMNSYNNLSSLDTVIKVIGVGNGGCNAINRMIAEGLENVDFIAMNTDAQALSRSNAPTRIVLGDRVTQGLGAGTDPEKGAEAAREDVAKIEEIVSGANLVFIASSFGGGTGTGASPVVAEAAKKAGALTIGVVTKPFEYEGRLKMERAEAGIEKMLTVVDSLIIIPNENLYDMVDMDNYKYEEALAVVDDILRQGVQGISDIITQVGFINVDFADVKTMISLSNGRAHLGIGVGKGDDRLHKAITNAFENPLLDVASIKNARGILANIVCPKDFGMKEYREASKIINNYANENANIKIGVCTKEEIKDEIIVTIVATGFDNNSNNTEEKKIEDKESNTIKDDKVNDVSNEVKNNGVENNSNDIKETQKINFVVDEINANEANIENSNDIESKKIETIIGNHIKSINNIENIEKIENKVIEEEIENHDDISNNKYVINFKNKIEEMKKPVISKSGFSRLNLENELKSNNLDVNLSSDNILNSNNVAEEYEEELEHNKINNNIQERKEYKAAAELYSVLEEETNTEKRTIAPFEIIPEDEMQKHNNLGAKLPFADESVDTDYEKPAFLRRQLQVRNINR from the coding sequence ATGGATAGCAAGTATCGTATAGAATTAGATGAAAATTCCAAAGGGAGCATGGCAATGAATTCTTATAATAATCTCTCATCATTAGACACAGTAATCAAAGTTATAGGTGTCGGTAACGGCGGATGTAATGCTATAAACAGAATGATAGCTGAAGGATTAGAGAATGTAGATTTTATAGCTATGAATACCGATGCACAGGCGCTATCTCGTTCTAATGCTCCTACTAGAATAGTTTTAGGTGACAGAGTTACACAAGGTTTAGGCGCAGGTACAGACCCAGAGAAGGGTGCTGAGGCTGCAAGAGAAGATGTTGCTAAAATAGAAGAGATTGTAAGCGGTGCTAATTTAGTATTTATTGCGAGTAGTTTTGGAGGCGGTACTGGTACAGGTGCTAGTCCTGTGGTGGCAGAGGCTGCTAAAAAGGCTGGTGCTTTAACTATTGGTGTTGTAACTAAGCCTTTTGAGTATGAAGGCAGACTTAAAATGGAGCGCGCCGAGGCTGGTATAGAAAAAATGCTTACAGTAGTAGACTCTCTTATCATTATACCTAATGAAAACCTTTATGATATGGTTGATATGGATAATTATAAATATGAAGAGGCTTTAGCGGTTGTTGATGATATATTACGTCAGGGTGTTCAGGGTATTTCTGATATAATTACACAGGTTGGATTTATAAATGTTGACTTTGCCGATGTAAAAACTATGATTTCTCTTTCTAATGGAAGGGCTCATTTGGGTATTGGTGTTGGTAAAGGTGATGATAGGCTTCATAAGGCTATTACTAATGCATTTGAAAATCCGCTTTTAGATGTTGCTAGTATTAAAAATGCGAGGGGAATACTTGCTAATATAGTTTGTCCTAAAGATTTTGGTATGAAAGAGTATAGAGAAGCAAGCAAGATTATTAATAACTATGCTAATGAAAATGCTAATATAAAAATTGGTGTTTGTACTAAAGAAGAAATTAAAGATGAAATTATTGTTACAATAGTTGCTACTGGTTTTGATAATAACTCAAATAATACTGAAGAAAAAAAAATAGAAGATAAAGAATCTAATACAATAAAAGATGATAAAGTAAATGATGTTTCTAATGAAGTAAAAAACAATGGTGTAGAAAATAATTCTAATGATATTAAAGAAACTCAAAAAATCAATTTTGTTGTAGATGAAATTAATGCAAATGAAGCAAATATAGAAAATTCAAATGATATAGAAAGTAAAAAAATTGAAACTATTATAGGAAATCATATAAAAAGTATAAATAATATAGAGAATATAGAAAAAATAGAAAATAAAGTAATAGAAGAAGAAATAGAAAATCATGATGATATTTCAAATAATAAATATGTTATCAATTTTAAAAACAAGATAGAAGAGATGAAAAAACCTGTAATATCTAAAAGCGGTTTTAGCAGATTAAATCTTGAAAATGAATTAAAGTCAAATAACTTAGATGTTAATTTATCTAGCGATAATATATTAAATAGTAATAATGTTGCAGAAGAATATGAGGAAGAATTAGAGCATAATAAAATAAATAATAATATACAGGAAAGAAAAGAATATAAAGCAGCAGCGGAACTTTATAGTGTATTAGAAGAAGAAACTAATACAGAAAAAAGAACTATAGCTCCTTTTGAGATTATACCTGAAGATGAAATGCAAAAGCATAATAATTTAGGAGCTAAGCTGCCATTTGCAGATGAGAGTGTAGATACAGATTATGAAAAGCCAGCATTCCTTAGAAGACAATTACAGGTAAGAAATATTAATAGATAA
- the mtaB gene encoding tRNA (N(6)-L-threonylcarbamoyladenosine(37)-C(2))-methylthiotransferase MtaB, with protein sequence MNIHIHTFGCRLNQYESEKIAYELKNMGANITTLKEADAIAINTCTVTNDSDKKLVSYLEKLEDIEQKKIFLIGCYVSKKGFTTENKNIITINNDHKEEAAQIIFNTIQKDTNKEIKSTIFFPQEQSRAYLKIQDGCEVFCSYCIVSRVRGKHKSLEPNKIYEAIKIANDYNYKEVVLTGLNLGSYNYNNEIKFADILKNILEHSSKYGIRIRLSSIEPIYFDDELINLFKNKDVLSPHAHIPLQSGSNKILKLMNRRYTREEYLTSIEKLYKVNPNMAISTDVMVGFPEEENDDFNDTYNLCEKSKFIKMHVFRYSDRENTPSSKMPNKIGYRRKLKRAKLLNELNNKMKDNYYNNALGRKLDVIVEEVLENNYYIGTSGEYLKVKFKSDKTLNKKELITVKSLKYEDDIIIAE encoded by the coding sequence ATGAATATACACATACACACATTCGGATGCAGACTTAATCAATACGAAAGCGAAAAGATAGCCTACGAATTAAAAAATATGGGAGCAAATATCACAACCCTAAAAGAAGCAGATGCAATAGCAATTAATACATGCACCGTAACAAATGACAGTGATAAAAAATTAGTTTCCTACTTAGAAAAATTGGAAGATATAGAACAAAAAAAAATATTTTTAATAGGCTGTTATGTTTCAAAGAAAGGCTTCACTACAGAAAATAAAAATATTATCACAATTAATAATGACCATAAAGAAGAAGCAGCACAAATTATATTTAATACTATACAAAAAGATACAAACAAAGAAATAAAATCCACAATATTTTTCCCACAGGAGCAAAGCAGAGCATATTTAAAAATACAAGATGGATGCGAAGTATTTTGCAGTTATTGTATAGTTTCAAGAGTGAGAGGCAAACATAAAAGCCTTGAGCCAAATAAAATATATGAGGCTATAAAAATTGCGAATGATTACAATTATAAAGAAGTAGTATTAACAGGTCTTAATTTAGGCTCTTACAACTATAACAACGAAATAAAATTTGCTGATATACTAAAAAATATATTAGAGCATTCTTCTAAATACGGCATTAGAATAAGACTCTCATCTATTGAGCCAATTTATTTTGATGATGAGCTTATAAACCTTTTTAAAAATAAAGACGTATTATCCCCTCATGCACATATTCCATTACAATCTGGAAGCAATAAAATATTAAAACTAATGAACAGAAGATATACAAGAGAAGAATATTTAACTTCCATAGAAAAGCTATATAAAGTTAATCCAAATATGGCAATAAGTACTGATGTAATGGTGGGTTTTCCAGAAGAAGAAAATGATGATTTTAATGATACATACAATTTATGCGAAAAGTCAAAGTTTATAAAAATGCATGTATTTAGGTATTCAGATAGAGAAAATACCCCATCATCAAAAATGCCGAATAAAATAGGATATAGAAGAAAATTAAAAAGAGCAAAACTTTTAAATGAATTAAACAACAAAATGAAAGATAATTATTATAATAATGCTTTAGGTAGAAAATTAGATGTTATCGTTGAAGAGGTTTTGGAAAATAATTATTATATAGGTACAAGCGGAGAATATTTAAAAGTAAAGTTCAAAAGTGATAAAACTCTAAATAAAAAAGAACTTATAACAGTAAAATCTTTAAAATATGAAGATGATATTATAATAGCAGAGTAA
- a CDS encoding tetratricopeptide repeat protein: MELSIILIMMLIVALGVATNFIVKSGSYPAKLKRITQFYEDGNVELAMKEINELDPKFKKDPIILWYSANLYYKQNQYILAMASLQSMLDGAYFTKDITELKVREFLANIYEETGNAKKALDEYDYIIKIKNQDYDSLYKAGLISYQSGEWILAQKYLSLAATRNDSNPELLYMLAYSYYKMRSYHAAQQNIEKAIALDSSNYNYHLLYGRILSASRDFQNAVKELEISYDSSFIDNKDSISLDLANSYYELGDYDKANKYYREVLTKDNIANEKVVDERYRYAETLVKQKHFEEAVKQWEIIKSIRNIYLDVEQKLKTYSSIIANNAFRTALEMDVIDYLEKHFYRILTLNGYIVTDHTKKSDSLVFFVTIKKFGSEGQSYKSTFALDTSGYPMRQNTVDEFMDYARAYKSAHSFLISIGDFAPNLKVDDTVMIIEPERFEAIIEGVISFSD, translated from the coding sequence GTGGAATTGTCAATTATACTTATAATGATGTTGATAGTTGCATTGGGAGTAGCGACTAATTTTATTGTGAAGAGCGGTTCTTATCCTGCTAAATTAAAACGTATTACTCAGTTTTATGAAGATGGTAATGTTGAACTTGCAATGAAAGAAATTAATGAGCTTGACCCAAAGTTTAAAAAAGATCCAATTATATTATGGTATAGTGCTAATTTATATTATAAACAAAATCAGTATATATTGGCTATGGCATCATTACAATCTATGTTAGATGGTGCTTATTTTACTAAAGATATTACCGAATTGAAAGTGCGTGAGTTTTTGGCTAATATTTATGAAGAGACAGGAAATGCTAAAAAGGCTTTAGATGAATATGATTATATAATAAAAATAAAAAATCAGGATTATGATTCTTTATATAAAGCAGGACTTATATCCTATCAAAGCGGCGAGTGGATATTGGCGCAAAAATATTTGTCATTGGCTGCTACTCGCAATGACAGCAATCCGGAATTATTGTATATGCTTGCTTATTCTTATTATAAAATGCGCAGTTATCATGCAGCGCAGCAGAATATTGAAAAGGCTATAGCTTTGGATTCTTCTAATTATAATTATCATTTACTTTATGGAAGAATATTATCCGCTTCGAGAGATTTCCAAAACGCTGTAAAAGAATTAGAAATATCTTATGACAGCAGTTTTATAGATAATAAAGACAGCATATCATTAGATTTAGCTAACTCTTATTATGAACTTGGAGATTATGATAAGGCTAATAAATATTACAGAGAGGTTCTTACTAAAGACAATATTGCAAATGAAAAAGTTGTAGATGAAAGATATAGATATGCTGAAACTTTAGTTAAACAAAAGCATTTTGAAGAAGCTGTTAAACAATGGGAGATAATAAAGTCTATAAGAAACATATATTTAGATGTTGAACAAAAGTTAAAAACTTATAGTTCTATTATAGCTAATAACGCATTTAGAACAGCATTAGAAATGGATGTTATTGATTATTTGGAAAAACATTTCTATAGAATATTAACTTTAAATGGATATATTGTAACGGATCATACTAAAAAATCTGATAGTTTGGTTTTCTTTGTTACTATTAAAAAATTCGGTTCTGAAGGACAATCATATAAAAGTACTTTTGCTTTGGATACTTCTGGATACCCTATGAGACAAAATACTGTAGATGAGTTTATGGATTATGCTAGGGCATATAAGAGTGCTCACTCATTCTTAATTAGTATAGGTGATTTTGCTCCTAATTTGAAAGTTGATGATACTGTGATGATTATAGAGCCTGAAAGATTTGAAGCTATTATTGAAGGCGTTATATCATTTAGCGATTAA
- a CDS encoding ATP-grasp domain-containing protein: MKGKRIIIIGAGLLQVPAIQIAKDMGLYTIVLDYNKDAPGMKIADYPIIASTRDVDGSVRVARALSKEMEIHGVITVGTDASSTVAAVANALGLPGNRFEDAYAASNKIRMRERFKKNNVPQPNFFPVWNYDEAVEAYRNLTKPVVIKPADNMGARGVMKVSDEKDVLNAFNRAKSASPSGEVIIEEFMEGPELSIDMLIYNDEIYVTGVADRIIEYPPFFIETGHILPSALEQEKIDDAINVMKAGIKALNLKIGAAKGDIKVTKNGAMVGEIAARLSGGFMSAYTYPFATGVNLIKNAIEIALGNPPSDLKPKWDRVSVEKAFLPGTGIIESIEGLENAKNIDGVKEIFIKTKVGDILVSPTSNLDKAGNVIAVADNRDKAIEIANKAINAVHFKLTDEKSLTIEEIKKVSKEKLSSKHNVDYLFDENKDTGLENYSFFPSIIHNDDKDVSLQTSIFNMHLSQPIVIDTIHNLPEALDGIMDIKEYYNITMDIASNSEILAILNDFNNDEIFNLAIQSIKEHKRGIIMISGNNSQDVIMRKLKEAQKNGACAVGIDLSYYYNGCENNIHLKTHKEINYIQKHLDIPLIIKGISNEKDIINNNLNNVYFSNNNKYSLKGMKKVSDTISSVALNLHKNKTQINILAESPKYGGELFKYYALGANVVCVTEESFISIVSKGRKGLEYMIYSTKEELERMMKIFGFNKLKYDNTVWCKN; the protein is encoded by the coding sequence ATGAAAGGTAAAAGAATTATCATAATAGGGGCTGGACTATTACAAGTGCCAGCGATACAAATAGCCAAAGATATGGGATTATATACAATAGTATTGGATTATAATAAAGATGCTCCTGGAATGAAGATAGCTGATTATCCTATAATAGCATCTACAAGAGATGTTGATGGAAGTGTGAGAGTTGCGAGGGCTTTAAGCAAAGAGATGGAAATACATGGTGTTATTACAGTTGGAACTGATGCTTCGAGTACGGTTGCTGCTGTTGCTAATGCTTTGGGGCTTCCGGGTAATAGATTTGAAGATGCTTATGCTGCTTCAAACAAAATAAGAATGCGTGAGAGGTTTAAGAAAAACAATGTTCCTCAGCCTAATTTTTTTCCTGTGTGGAATTATGATGAGGCGGTTGAGGCTTATAGAAATTTAACTAAACCTGTTGTAATAAAGCCTGCTGACAATATGGGGGCTCGCGGTGTAATGAAGGTGTCTGATGAAAAGGATGTGCTTAATGCTTTTAATAGGGCTAAGAGTGCTTCGCCTTCGGGAGAGGTGATAATAGAAGAGTTTATGGAAGGACCTGAGCTTTCTATAGACATGCTTATTTATAATGATGAAATATATGTTACAGGTGTTGCTGACAGAATAATAGAGTATCCTCCATTTTTTATAGAAACTGGTCATATACTTCCTTCTGCTTTGGAGCAAGAAAAGATAGATGATGCAATCAATGTAATGAAGGCTGGCATAAAAGCTTTGAATTTAAAAATTGGTGCCGCTAAGGGAGATATAAAAGTAACTAAAAACGGTGCCATGGTAGGGGAGATTGCTGCAAGACTTTCCGGCGGGTTTATGAGTGCTTATACTTATCCTTTTGCTACTGGTGTAAACCTCATTAAAAATGCAATAGAGATAGCTTTAGGTAATCCTCCAAGTGATTTAAAGCCTAAATGGGATAGAGTTTCTGTTGAGAAAGCTTTTTTACCTGGTACGGGGATTATTGAATCTATAGAAGGTTTAGAGAATGCTAAAAATATAGACGGCGTAAAAGAGATATTTATTAAAACAAAGGTAGGCGATATATTAGTTTCTCCTACAAGCAATCTTGATAAGGCTGGAAACGTTATAGCTGTGGCAGATAATAGAGATAAGGCTATAGAAATTGCTAATAAAGCTATAAATGCTGTTCATTTTAAGCTAACCGATGAAAAATCTCTTACAATAGAAGAAATTAAAAAAGTATCAAAAGAGAAATTATCTTCAAAACATAATGTTGATTATTTGTTTGATGAAAATAAAGATACAGGTTTGGAAAATTATTCTTTTTTTCCAAGCATAATACATAATGATGATAAAGATGTTAGCTTGCAAACAAGTATATTTAATATGCATCTATCTCAGCCTATTGTAATAGATACCATTCATAATCTTCCAGAAGCTTTAGATGGTATAATGGATATAAAAGAATATTATAACATTACTATGGATATAGCTTCAAACTCTGAAATACTTGCTATACTCAATGATTTTAATAATGATGAAATATTTAATTTAGCTATCCAATCTATCAAAGAACATAAGAGAGGAATTATTATGATTAGCGGTAATAATTCTCAAGATGTTATAATGAGAAAACTTAAAGAGGCTCAAAAGAATGGAGCTTGTGCTGTTGGAATAGATTTGTCTTATTATTATAATGGCTGTGAAAATAATATACATCTAAAAACTCATAAAGAAATAAATTATATTCAAAAACATTTAGATATACCTCTAATAATAAAAGGAATATCTAATGAAAAAGATATAATTAACAATAATTTAAATAACGTATATTTTTCTAATAATAATAAGTATTCATTAAAAGGTATGAAAAAAGTTTCCGATACTATTAGTAGTGTAGCTTTAAACTTGCATAAAAATAAAACACAAATTAATATTTTGGCAGAATCACCTAAATATGGCGGAGAATTGTTTAAGTATTATGCTTTAGGTGCTAATGTTGTTTGCGTAACAGAAGAAAGTTTTATTTCTATTGTAAGTAAAGGCAGAAAAGGACTTGAATATATGATTTATTCTACTAAAGAAGAATTAGAAAGAATGATGAAAATATTCGGATTCAATAAATTAAAATATGATAATACCGTATGGTGCAAAAATTAG
- a CDS encoding SPOR domain-containing protein: MEMNQKENMEERDYSTKLNNKQTNNRRTLYIVNFTPIRLLVFSVSAASLVLFIFVIGFHLGSSKASYASNNSADVSSDILMRENNNVINNLDTTDTLAMADNLNSQENNMQESNFVDSNIDNIEPLNNNASSVSSSSIIREGVSSEDRYNEYTKNLASELDAINANIKGEQTPNSTYTPPEQMIASVKPIEKKEVTTTVPYTKSSSQDSIYFIQVAVGFDKDNTYSARDTLKVKYPKTFVKEEVGSDGKTMYKLKIGRYETREDAQKVLAEIKKNPVYKDSYIYSDKKIS, translated from the coding sequence ATGGAAATGAATCAAAAAGAAAACATGGAAGAAAGAGATTATTCTACTAAATTGAATAATAAGCAAACAAATAATAGAAGAACATTGTATATAGTTAATTTTACACCTATAAGACTATTAGTATTTTCTGTAAGTGCTGCTAGTTTAGTATTGTTTATATTTGTTATAGGTTTTCATTTGGGTTCTTCTAAGGCAAGCTATGCTTCTAATAATAGTGCAGATGTATCAAGTGATATACTTATGAGAGAGAATAATAATGTTATTAATAATTTAGATACTACTGATACTTTAGCTATGGCTGATAATTTAAATAGTCAAGAAAATAACATGCAAGAATCTAACTTTGTTGATTCAAATATAGATAATATTGAGCCTTTAAATAATAATGCTTCAAGCGTAAGTAGCAGCAGTATTATTAGAGAAGGTGTATCTTCAGAAGACAGATATAATGAATATACTAAAAATTTAGCTTCAGAACTTGATGCAATTAATGCAAATATTAAAGGAGAACAAACTCCAAATTCAACATATACACCTCCCGAGCAAATGATAGCTAGTGTTAAACCTATAGAGAAAAAAGAGGTAACTACAACTGTGCCATATACTAAATCATCTTCTCAAGATTCTATTTATTTTATACAAGTAGCAGTTGGTTTTGATAAAGATAATACTTATTCTGCAAGAGATACATTAAAAGTTAAATATCCAAAAACTTTTGTTAAAGAAGAAGTAGGCTCAGATGGAAAAACTATGTACAAATTAAAAATAGGCAGGTATGAAACCAGAGAAGATGCTCAGAAGGTTTTAGCTGAGATTAAAAAGAATCCTGTATATAAAGATAGTTATATTTATTCCGATAAGAAGATAAGTTAA
- a CDS encoding tetratricopeptide repeat protein has protein sequence MKKTYYLLLIFALFSISCATTVKVDAEERYPKIIAEKAYTEFNNKRYKNAIAYYQYIIDNFDRNNFAKDVSWAYYEIGFCYYYQNKYEKAIDYFNIVINDFAVLPPKVLAQKVMQDIYTKKPKLKPIETLEEVEEIVDIEQELDME, from the coding sequence GTGAAAAAAACTTATTATTTATTGCTTATTTTTGCTTTATTTTCCATCTCTTGTGCTACAACTGTCAAAGTTGATGCAGAAGAAAGATATCCTAAAATCATAGCAGAAAAGGCTTATACTGAATTTAATAATAAAAGATATAAAAATGCTATAGCATATTATCAGTATATTATAGATAATTTTGATAGAAATAATTTTGCTAAAGATGTTTCTTGGGCTTATTATGAAATTGGTTTCTGTTATTATTATCAAAATAAATATGAGAAGGCTATAGATTATTTTAATATTGTTATCAATGACTTTGCCGTTTTACCTCCTAAGGTATTAGCTCAAAAAGTTATGCAAGATATTTATACTAAAAAGCCTAAATTAAAGCCTATTGAAACATTAGAAGAAGTGGAAGAAATAGTAGATATTGAGCAAGAACTTGATATGGAATAA
- a CDS encoding DUF3298 domain-containing protein, translating into MIKKVLLLVLFLFIACNNKDNLDKNQENTENYIDTNQNALPETTTTTTTVKSDGDYNEWFSPYTFMKNDNGSMAQLALNDMVLPEYNIAQFRFTYIDENLIKTYFYSNAAIDNDGADMYAQSDVGDTMRGDYYNKKFTITTKIDEVDISASDFISAVSYNYLYTNSSQNDSLGNGSTFFYKDSIFVLIPSDTNNLEVYDKITLDINNNIDNITRDETLWLKNETLPLFEKSMSDFYNDWYTNSDFNYEYIAGKDILYFNDTTISINSYSSIYMGGAHGVYNNTSLVYSLKDGEKISITNLIKDFKDKKLLISMKSKLLSISDRSEEDYLVPLDEITLEDTSFYVYKDGIHFVWPIYTITAYVQGETEIVYSFDEIRPFVKEEYLYILEE; encoded by the coding sequence ATGATTAAGAAAGTATTATTATTAGTTTTATTTTTATTTATTGCTTGTAATAATAAAGATAATTTAGATAAAAATCAGGAAAATACTGAAAATTATATAGATACTAATCAAAACGCTTTACCTGAAACAACAACAACTACTACTACTGTTAAAAGTGATGGTGATTATAATGAATGGTTTTCGCCTTATACTTTTATGAAAAATGATAATGGTTCTATGGCTCAATTAGCTTTAAATGATATGGTGTTGCCGGAATATAATATTGCTCAATTTAGATTTACTTATATAGATGAAAATTTAATAAAGACTTATTTTTATTCTAATGCCGCTATTGATAATGATGGAGCTGATATGTATGCTCAGTCTGATGTAGGCGACACAATGAGAGGCGATTATTATAATAAAAAGTTTACTATTACAACAAAAATAGATGAGGTGGATATTAGTGCTTCGGATTTTATTTCTGCTGTATCATACAATTATTTATACACAAACTCATCTCAAAATGATTCTCTTGGAAATGGTTCTACTTTCTTTTATAAAGATTCTATATTTGTGCTTATTCCAAGTGATACAAATAATTTAGAAGTTTATGATAAAATAACTTTGGATATTAATAATAATATTGATAATATTACAAGAGATGAAACATTGTGGCTAAAAAATGAAACGCTTCCTTTATTTGAAAAATCTATGAGTGATTTTTATAATGACTGGTATACAAACTCAGATTTTAATTATGAGTATATAGCAGGCAAAGATATATTATATTTTAATGATACAACAATATCTATAAATAGCTATTCTTCTATATATATGGGAGGTGCTCATGGTGTTTATAATAATACATCTTTAGTTTATTCTCTTAAAGATGGTGAAAAAATCTCAATTACAAATCTAATAAAAGACTTTAAAGATAAAAAATTGCTTATAAGTATGAAATCTAAACTTCTTTCTATAAGTGATAGGTCAGAAGAAGATTATTTAGTTCCTTTAGATGAAATAACTTTAGAAGATACTAGTTTTTATGTATATAAAGATGGTATTCACTTTGTATGGCCTATTTATACTATTACGGCTTATGTTCAAGGCGAAACAGAAATAGTTTATTCTTTTGATGAAATAAGACCTTTTGTAAAAGAAGAGTATCTATATATATTAGAAGAATAA
- the coaE gene encoding dephospho-CoA kinase (Dephospho-CoA kinase (CoaE) performs the final step in coenzyme A biosynthesis.): MRNIIGVYGLICSGKSSFSKLLAKELDAFYIDADKLGHEALENKKDIILKEFSNSILDSNNNIDRKKLGSIVFSNKKKLKKLQDITYSYIEKKTEDLINSTDKDVVIEAALIMRSNIYKLCNSLVFVNAKTSNILKRMQKSRNISEHNARKILKMQRDVKNKKLYADIIINNMRDYNHLVIISRKLGWHYGNESKRKHGRKRLFY, translated from the coding sequence ATGAGAAACATTATAGGTGTATATGGTCTTATCTGTTCTGGTAAGAGTTCTTTTTCTAAGCTTCTTGCAAAAGAGCTTGATGCTTTTTATATAGATGCTGATAAGCTTGGTCATGAGGCTTTAGAAAATAAAAAAGATATTATTTTAAAAGAGTTTTCTAATAGCATATTAGATTCAAACAATAATATAGATAGAAAAAAGCTTGGAAGTATTGTATTTTCTAATAAAAAAAAGCTTAAAAAACTTCAAGATATTACTTATTCTTATATAGAAAAAAAAACAGAAGATTTAATAAACTCCACTGATAAAGATGTTGTTATAGAAGCTGCTTTAATTATGAGGAGCAATATATATAAACTTTGTAATAGTTTAGTTTTTGTTAATGCCAAAACTTCCAATATATTAAAAAGAATGCAAAAAAGTAGAAATATATCAGAACATAATGCAAGAAAGATATTAAAAATGCAAAGAGATGTAAAAAATAAGAAACTCTATGCCGATATTATTATCAACAATATGAGAGATTATAATCATTTGGTAATTATATCTCGAAAATTAGGATGGCATTATGGAAATGAATCAAAAAGAAAACATGGAAGAAAGAGATTATTCTACTAA